The segment TGGACGTGGGCGTTCCGATCTTGAAGGGTGTCTCCATGCTGGGCACGACCTGGTGGATCCAGGACCGGGCGAGGGGGTAGGCCACAGCTCCACGGTTTGTGAAGGGGTGGGCGAAGGCGAGGAAGCGCCCATCCGTCGAAACTGCCGTTAGTGTGCCCGTCGCTGCAAGAACCACATCACCCCAAGCAGCGAGAACGCTTACAGCCTCGCCAGGTTTTAGTACTGGTTCGTATTCCACGGGAAGAGACAAGCCCAGGCTTCCGCCTGGGAGAAGAATTACTGGATTTCCAAGGACCTCGGCGATCTTAGTAGCGCTCCGGGGGCTGTATCCACTGCCTACCAGGGGGGCTGAAAGCCCATTCCTGTCCTCCCCCAGGGGAGTTTGGGATCCATTCCCGGGTTGTGCCTCGAGAAGGTTCACGTCACCCGAGGCGGGATCTTCGAGTTTTAATTCCGGGAGATTCAAGGAAGGCACCCTTTCAGGCCAGTTCCAGATCTCCGTCATCTCATCGATGGGCGTCACCAGTCCCATCTGGTGTTCACTGAAGCTCCACCCATAACCGATAGCCCCTATCAGTTTCCCTCCGACGAAAACGGGACTACCGCTCATCCCGGCGGCTATACCCCCGGTCTGCTCGATAACCGGGCCGGAAGCCTTCACCAGGATGAGATTGTGGGGACTTTTGTGAGAGGGCATCACGCTCAGGATCGTGACGGGGAAGGATACTACGTCGCTCCCCTTGATAACGGTATAGGCAACCCCCTTCGATCCCTCCCTCACCGAGCGGGCAGGAAGTATGCCCCCGGGAACAGTGAAGGGTGAAGCATGGGCGGGCAAGGCTAAATCAAAGAAAATCGTGAAAACCAGGAGGCAGAACATCTTCCTGAACATCGGCGGACCTCCAACAATCTGTCATTGGACATGCTTCCTGTACCTGAGAAAGGAGAGTATAAATTCATCGATGTCACCGTCCAGTACGGCCTGCACGTTCCCTTTTTCCATGTTCGTGCGGTGATCTTTGACCATCGTATAAGGATGCAGGACATAGGACCTGATCTGGCTGCCCCAGCCTATCTCCTTCTTCTCTCCCTGGATGGCGTTGATCTGCTCTTGCCTTTCCTGCAGCATTTTTTCATAAAGGCGGCCCCTGAGGACCACCATGGCGCTTTGGCGGTTCATGTGTTGGGAGCGCTCATTCTGGCAGCTGACGACTATCCCGGTCGGCAAATGGGTTATTCTCACCGCCGAATCGGTCATATTCACATGCTGTCCTCCAGCTCCACCGGATCGGTAGGTGTCTATCTTGAGATCTTCCGGGTCGATATCGATCTCCACGTCGTCCGGTAGTTCCGGGGAGACATTGAGAGAGGCGAAACTGGTATGCCTCCTCTTGGCCGTGTCGAAGGGGGATATCCTGACGAGTCTATGCACTCCCCTCTCGGTCTTCAGGTACCCATAAGCGTACTCCCCGGTCACGAGTACCGTGGCTGACTTGATCCCGGCCTCTTCGTCCTCCGTGATCTCCAGGATACGGGTCCGGAAACCTTTCTCCTCTGCCCAGCGAAGATACATCCTGAGAAGCATCTCGGCCCAGTCCTGGGAGTCATGGCCGCCGGCTCCCGAGTGGATGCTCAGGATAGCGTTCGATTCATCGTACTCCTCATCGAGGAGCAGCAGAAGTTGAAGATCATGAATCCTCTTCTCGAGAGACGACGATCTATGACTGAACTCCCCTTCGAGTTCAGGATCATCATCCGATTCGAGAAGGTCTGTCATGGTCTCGAGTTCTTCTATTTCACGGGAGACTTCCCTCCAGGCGTCGAGCCTTGTTTGGAGACGAGCCAATTCCTTCGTGACGGATTGGGGATTTCCGCCTCCCCAAAAGTCCGCCCCGGAGGTGATCTTCGTCAACCTTTCTATCTCTTCCAACAGCCTAGCCGGGTCAAAGGCTTTCCTTCAACTCGGCAACGAGCGAGTGAAGTCCCTCCATTACGGTAGTTTTGGGTATCTGAACCATGCGGTCCACCTCCGAATGTCTTCAGGGCCTGGGAGTGATATCATCAATAGTTACAGGCATTTTATTATATCATCCCGTGATCTCCTGGAGGAGGAAAGGCTGAGCTCATGCATCACTTTTCGAAGACAAAGGTCGCCGTTCTGAGCGAACTCATGAAGGCCCGGGGCAGGACCGTCTCGGGGGGCGTCCT is part of the Thermovirga sp. genome and harbors:
- a CDS encoding peptide chain release factor 2 (programmed frameshift) — translated: MVQIPKTTVMEGLHSLVAELKESLDPARLLEEIERLTKITSGADFWGGGNPQSVTKELARLQTRLDAWREVSREIEELETMTDLLESDDDPELEGEFSHRSSSLEKRIHDLQLLLLLDEEYDESNAILSIHSGAGGHDSQDWAEMLLRMYLRWAEEKGFRTRILEITEDEEAGIKSATVLVTGEYAYGYLKTERGVHRLVRISPFDTAKRRHTSFASLNVSPELPDDVEIDIDPEDLKIDTYRSGGAGGQHVNMTDSAVRITHLPTGIVVSCQNERSQHMNRQSAMVVLRGRLYEKMLQERQEQINAIQGEKKEIGWGSQIRSYVLHPYTMVKDHRTNMEKGNVQAVLDGDIDEFILSFLRYRKHVQ